From a single Phragmites australis chromosome 7, lpPhrAust1.1, whole genome shotgun sequence genomic region:
- the LOC133924993 gene encoding SART-1 family protein DOT2-like, whose translation MGAADDARDAAVDEMEVDGGERHRDKERRERHRREEKDHHGSGRRDRGREKDKDDRRREKDDSKRRDRDRERDREKDSKHRDRDKEPERDRGCDRDRGKDREREPERPRDKDRGKDREREPERERDKERERRDRDKERSRNRDKVERGEREDREREKSKGKGRGEDDADLSKGDEGDQKQRVDASGEAEQPATAELRERIARAKEERLKDKKEGGILDGNNEASEILSWVGKSRKLDEKRRAENEKALRLARAFEEQDNILAENGDDDDEEEEDKQVGDHLSGVKVLHGLDKVLEGGAVVMTLKDQSILADGDVNEEADMLENIEIGEQKQRDEAYKAAKKKGTYEDKFNEDSLSKKPILSHYDDPMDDEGVTLDEGGRFTGEAEKKLEELRKRIEGGYVQKKTEDLTSTTKMSTDYFTPDEMLQFKKPKKKKSIRKKEKLDLDALEAEAIAAGLGAADLGSRNDAKRQSAREEEQKADAEKRSSAYQAAIAKAEEASKALRQDKTTPGKSAEEELVFGDDYEDLQRSLEQARKLALRKQEEAATSGPMSVAELATAAKGGEDADATEGDVQQNKVVITEMEEFVWGLQLNEDSRKPEADDVFMDEDGDVMPSNNRAKDDTNGSAAMEDEAHTEKSVKVEEEEVKPDEVIHEVAVGKGLAGALKILKERGTLNEGTDWGGRTTDKKKSKLVGIEDGPKEIRIERMDEFGRVMTPKEAFRDLSHKFHGKGPGKMKLEKRQKKFQDEMKTKRMKSSDTPLMAAEKMREAQALNQTPYLILSGNAKTSQASDASGFATVEKEHPGSLTPMLGDKKVEHFLGIKRSAQPGSLPPPVPKKPKN comes from the exons ATGGGGGCTGCCGACGACGCGAGGGATGCGGCGGTGGACGAGATGGAGGTGGACGGTGGTGAGCGACACCGGGACAAGGAGAGGAGGGAAAGACacaggagggaggagaaggatCACCATGGCAGTGGCAGAAGGGACAGGGGCCGAGAGAAGGATAAGGACGACAGGAGGAGGGAGAAAGATGATAGCAAGCGTAGGGACAGGGATAGGGAGAGAGACAGGGAAAAGGATAGCAAGCACAGGGACAGGGATAAGGAGCCAGAGCGTGACCGCGGTTGTGACCGTGACCGAGGCAAGGATCGGGAGAGGGAACCAGAGCGGCCACGGGATAAGGACCGAGGCAAAGATCGGGAGAGGGAACCAGAGCGGGAGCGAGATAAGGAAAGGGAACGAAGGGACAGGGACAAGGAGAGGAGTCGCAACAGAGACAAGgtggagaggggagagagggaggatagggAGCGAGAGAAATCGAAGGGGAAGGGACGTGGAGAAGATGATGCAGATTTGTCGAAGGGCGACGAGGGGGATCAGAAGCAGAGAGTTGATGCCTCCGGGGAGGCTGAGCAGCCCGCAACAGCTGAGCTCAGAGAGCGCATTGCGAG GGCGAAGGAAGAAAGGCTGAAGGATAAAAAGGAAGGAGGAATACTGGATGGTAACAATGAGGCTTCTGAGATATTGTCGTGGGTGGGAAAGAGTCGTAAACTAGATGAAAAAAGGCGAGCTGAAAACGAGAAAGCATTACGTCTTGCACGAGCATTTGAGGAACAG GATAACATCTTAGCAGAAAATGGCGATGACGAtgacgaggaagaggaagatAAACAAGTTGGAG accaCTTATCTGGTGTTAAGGTTCTTCATGGCCTTGACAAAGTGTTGGAAGGTGGTGCAGTTGTCATGACTCTCAAAGATCAGAGTATTCTTGCCGATGGGGATGTCAATGAAG AGGCTGATATGCTTGAGAACATTGAGATTGGTGAGCAGAAACAAAGAGACGAAGCTTATAAGGCTGCAAAGAAGAAAGGAACGTATGAAGACAA GTTCAATGAGGATTCGTTGTCAAAGAAACCCATACTCTCACATTATGATGACCCAATGGACGATGAG GGAGTGACACTTGATGAAGGTGGACGCTTCACCGGTGAAGCAGAAAAGAAGCTAGAGGAG CTCCGGAAAAGGATTGAAGGTGGTTATGTCCAGAAAAAGACAGAAGATCTTACTTCCACAACAAAGATGTCAACAGATTATTTTACCCCAGATGAAATGCTTCAATttaaaaaaccaaagaaaaagaaatccaTTAGGAAGAAAGAGAAGCTGGATCTGGATGCACTTGAAGCAGAAGCAATTGCTGCTGGATTGGGGGCAGCCGATCTTGGGTCGAGGAATGATGCAAAGAGACAGTCTGCCAGGGAGGAAGAGCAAAAGGCTGATGCTGAAAAGAGAAGCAGTGCATATCAAGCTGCCATTGCGAAGGCTGAAGAGGCATCAAAAGCATTGCGCCAGGACAAAACTACGCCTGGCAAATCAGCTGAAGAAGAACTTGTTTTTGGTGATGACTATGAAGATCTACAGAGATCTCTGGAGCAAGCAAGGAAGCTAGCTCTAAGGAAGCAGGAAGAAGCTGCCACGTCTGGTCCAATGTCTGTAGCTGAACTGGCTACTGCAGCCAAGGGTGGAGAAGATGCAGATGCCACTGAAGGAGATGTGCAACAAAATAAGGTTGTTATCACAGAGATGGAAGAGTTTGTGTGGGGCCTACAATTGAATGAAG ATTCACGCAAGCCGGAAGCAGATGATGTGTTtatggatgaagatggtgatgtCATGCCTTCAAATAATCGTGCAAAAGATGACACAAATGGGTCGGCAGCAATGGAGGACGAAGCTCACACAGAAAAATCAGTAAAGGTTGAAGAGGAAGAAGTCAAACCAGATGAGGTTATACATGAAGTTGCAGTTGGTAAGGGTTTAGCAGGTGCTTTGAAGATTCTGAAGGAGCGAGGAACCCTCAACGAGGGCACAGATTGGGGAGGCAGAACTACAGACAAAAAAAAGAGCAAGCTTGTAGGTATCGAGGATGGACCTAAAGAAATTCGCATTGAAAGAATGGATGAATTTGGTCGAGTG ATGACCCCTAAGGAGGCATTTCGGGATCTTTCGCACAAATTTCATGGCAAGGGGCCAGGAAAAATGAAACTAGAAAAACGCCAGAAGAAATTCCAGGACGAAATGAAAACCAAGCGCATGAAATCTTCTGACACGCCTTTAATGGCTGCGGAAAAGATGAGAGAGGCTCAAGCTCTCAACCAAACACCATACCTCATTTTAAGTGGCAATGCAAAAACAAG TCAAGCTAGTGACGCTAGCGGTTTTGCTACcgtggagaaagagcatccTGGGAGCCTGACGCCCATGCTTGGGGATAAAAAG GTCGAACACTTTCTGGGCATCAAACGAAGTGCTCAGCCTGGAAGCTTGCCCCCGCCAGTCCCAAAGAAGCCGAAGAACTGA
- the LOC133924994 gene encoding F-box/kelch-repeat protein At5g60570-like, whose amino-acid sequence MEDLQDCYSKSLVVVPGSMVLDLFRLYGLQDQHSWQKYILAYFFLVRNDFFSRESKKHSDVNRQNVHCCNILELDVDFSFAADLDSEELELQKQKPVLKTQSGGYSSGNRSNDCFFPGLHDDLAQDCLAWTSRSDYPSLSCLNKKFNLLINSGYLYKLRRKYGIVEHWVYLACSLMPWEAFDPLRKRWMRLPRMPCDECFSCADKESLAVGTQLLVFGREYTGLAIWMYNLLTRNWSRCTPMNLPRCLFASGSSGEIAIVAGGCDRNGQVLRSAELYNSETGQWETLPDMNLVRRLSSGFFMDGKFYVIGGVSSQRDSLTCGEEYNLETRTWRRILAMYPGGTSASQSPPLVAVVNNQLYAADQSTNVVKKYDKANNTWNIVKPLPVRADSSNGWGLAFKACGDRLLVIGGHRGPRGEVILLHSWCPEDGDGGADWEVLSVKERAGVFVYNCAIMGC is encoded by the coding sequence ATGGAAGATTTGCAAGATTGCTACTCAAAAAGCCTGGTTGTCGTTCCTGGCTCTATGGTTCTGGATCTCTTTAGGCTGTATGGTCTGCAGGATCAGCATTCCTGGCAGAAGTACATACTAGCTTACTTTTTTTTGGTCAGGAATGATTTCTTCTCAAGGGAGTCGAAGAAACACTCAGATGTGAATCGACAAAATGTTCACTGCTGTAATATTTTAGAATTAGATGTGGATTTTTCATTTGCTGCAGATTTGGACAGTGAAGAACTGGAACTGCAGAAGCAGAAACCTGTTCTGAAGACTCAGTCGGGAGGTTATTCAAGTGGCAACAGATCAAATGATTGCTTCTTTCCAGGCCTTCATGATGACCTGGCTCAAGACTGCCTTGCTTGGACAAGCAGATCTGATTACCCATCGCTTTCTTGTCTGAACAAAAAGTTTAATTTGTTAATTAACAGTGGATATCTGTACAAACTGCGGAGGAAATACGGCATTGTTGAGCATTGGGTGTATCTGGCTTGTAGCTTGATGCCCTGGGAAGCATTTGATCCTTTGCGAAAGCGGTGGATGAGGCTTCCAAGAATGCCATGCGATGAATGCTTCTCCTGTGCAGACAAGGAATCACTTGCCGTTGGGACACAACTGCTTGTCTTCGGTCGAGAATATACCGGCCTTGCTATTTGGATGTACAATTTACTGACTCGCAATTGGTCCCGGTGCACTCCAATGAATCTGCCCCGCTGTCTTTTTGCCTCGGGAAGCTCAGGTGAGATTGCTATTGTTGCTGGTGGGTGTGATAGGAATGGACAGGTGCTGAGATCTGCTGAGTTGTACAACTCAGAGACTGGCCAATGGGAGACTTTACCAGACATGAACTTGGTAAGGAGGCTCTCTTCAGGTTTCTTCATGGATGGAAAGTTTTATGTCATTGGGGGTGTATCGAGCCAGAGGGATTCATTGACTTGTGGAGAGGAATATAATCTTGAAACAAGGACCTGGAGAAGAATACTTGCTATGTACCCTGGAGGGACCAGTGCCTCTCAGTCACCTCCTCTTGTAGCTGTTGTGAATAATCAGCTCTACGCGGCAGACCAGTCGACCAATGTGGTCAAGAAGTATGACAAAGCAAATAACACCTGGAACATAGTGAAGCCATTGCCTGTCAGAGCTGACTCTTCCAATGGTTGGGGCCTAGCTTTCAAGGCTTGCGGTGACAGATTGCTGGTCATTGGCGGCCATAGAGGACCTCGCGGCGAAGTAATTTTGCTACATTCTTGGTGCCCTGAAGATGGGGACGGTGGTGCTGACTGGGAGGTGCTCTCGGTGAAGGAGCGTGCTGGTGTTTTTGTTTACAACTGTGCAATAATGGGGTGCTGA
- the LOC133924995 gene encoding cold-responsive protein kinase 1-like, translated as MACCFMFGKREQTVEGDDGEHRVKVFSYNDLRKATQDFSGANKIGEGGFGSVFRGVLKDGTAVAVKVLSATSRQGVREFLTELTAISDIKHENLVTLIGCCAEGSNRILVYNYLENNSLSQTLLGSRYSNIRFNWRARVKIAVGVARGLAFLHEEIRPPIIHRDIKASNILLDKDLTPKISDFGLARLLPPNATHVSTRVAGTLGYLAPEYAIRGQVTRKSDIYSFGVLLLEIVSGRCNTNTRLPSEDKFLLEKTWALYEEGRLDEIIDIDIGDDLDVEEACRFLKIGLICTQDAMARRPNMTNVVRMLTGEKGVAIHKITRPAMITDFADLKISNKEQRSSETRSTTKSFSTTEPFSSSETPTQSSL; from the exons ATGGCTTGTTGCTTTATGTTTGGAAAGAGGGAACAAActgttgaaggcgatgatg GTGAACATAGAGTGAAAGTCTTTTCTTACAACGACTTGAGAAAGGCTACGCAAGATTTCAGTGGCGCAAATAAGATTGGCGAGGGTGGTTTTGGTTCTGTGTTCAGG GGAGTGCTTAAAGATGGGACAGCAGTTGCGGTGAAGGTTTTATCAGCTACTTCAAGGCAAGGTGTCCGGGAGTTCCTGACTGAACTTACAGCAATTTCTGACATCAAACATGAAAATCTCGTCACCCTTATCGGTTGCTGCGCTGAAGGATCTAACAGAATCCTTGTTTACAATTACCTTGAGAACAATAGCCTTTCACAGACATTGCTAG GATCAAGATATAGTAACATTCGGTTCAATTGGCGGGCTCGCGTTAAAATAGCTGTGGGTGTAGCCCGTGGACTTGCATTTCTTCATGAGGAAATCCGTCCCCCCATTATCCACAGGGACATAAAGGCGAGCAACATTCTTCTTGACAAGGACCTCACCCCAAAAATTTCTGATTTCGGTTTGGCGAGGCTCCTACCACCCAATGCAACTCATGTGAGCACCCGAGTTGCAGGCACATT AGGGTACTTGGCTCCTGAATATGCTATCCGAGGTCAAGTGACAAGGAAGTCCGACATCTATAGTTTCGGAGTTCTTCTGTTGGAAATTGTTAGTGGCAGATGCAACACCAACACAAGATTACCCAGTGAAGATAAATTTCTCCTTGAGAAG ACATGGGCACTCTATGAAGAAGGACGTTTAGATGAGATTATAGATATCGACATCGGAGATGACCTGGACGTCGAGGAGGCATGCCGGTTCTTGAAGATTGGTCTGATATGCACGCAAGATGCAATGGCACGCCGTCCCAACATGACCAATGTTGTCCGGATGCTCACAGGGGAGAAGGGAGTCGCCATACATAAGATCACTAGGCCTGCTATGATCACCGACTTTGCAGATCTCAAGATCAGCAACAAAGAGCAAAGATCAAGCGAGACGCGCTCTACCACGAAATCGTTCAGCACCACAGAACCATTCTCGTCGTCAGAGACACCCACACAGTCATCTCTGTGA
- the LOC133924997 gene encoding probable receptor-like protein kinase At1g30570 encodes MSPVVLAVVSIAFINLQFLQAHGSELLLNCGSNGTVDADGRRWNGDIAPGSNFTLSSPGFAASLTGNSYTDEIFGPVYRSARFFNLTSWYHISVLPGNYCIRLHFFPSTFGNFSANNSVFDVTASGFKLVSKFNVSEEIVWRSSASNSVISAVVKEYFLVIGVRGLQIEFDPSPGSFAFVTAIEVMLTPDNLFNDTVNKVGGAGEQLPLGLSNRGVETMYRLNIGGPALKSSSDQYLHRPWYTDEAFMFSTNAAQIVSNASSIMYVSSNDSLLVPIDVYETARIMGNNMVVDKRFNVSWRFYVHPNFDYLVRLHFCELVYDKPNQRIFKIYINNKTAAENYDVYVRAGGINKAYHEDYFDDLPLQADSLWLQLGPDSMTSASGTDALLNGLEIFKLSKNGNLAYVLGHIDMANQRDSSKGKKKIDLWEEVGIGSASFVVLTGVFLFSWCYIRKKRKAVDKEAPPGWHPLVLHEAMKSTTDARAASKSSLARNASSIGHRMGRRFSIAEIRAATKNFDESLVIGTGGFGKVYKGELGEGTTVAIKRANPLCGQGLKEFETEIEMLSKLRHRHLVAMIGYCEEQKEMILVYEYMAKGTLRSHLYGNGLSPLTWKQRIDACIGAARGLHYLHTGADRGIIHRDVKTTNILLDDNFVAKIADFGLSKTGPTLDQTHVSTAVKGSFGYLDPEYFRRQQLTQKSDVYSFGVVLFEVACARPVIDPTLPKDQINLAEWAMRWQRQRSLEAIMDPRLDGDFSSESLKKFGEIVEKCLADDGRSRPSMGEVLWHLEYVLQLHETYKRNVDSESFGSGELRFADISFSLPHIGEGEEELHSKPSSIREELDT; translated from the coding sequence ATGAGTCCAGTTGTGCTAGCTGTAGTGAGCATTGCATTTATCAACTTGCAGTTCCTGCAAGCTCATGGAAGCGAATTGCTTCTGAACTGTGGCTCAAACGGGACTGTTGATGCTGATGGGCGGAGATGGAACGGTGACATTGCCCCTGGGAGTAACTTTACCTTGAGCAGCCCTGGGTTTGCTGCTTCATTGACTGGGAACAGCTATACCGATGAAATCTTCGGACCGGTTTACCGTTCTGCCCGTTTCTTTAACTTGACGTCTTGGTATCACATTAGTGTGCTGCCAGGAAACTACTGCATCAGGTTACACTTCTTTCCCTCAACGTTCGGGAATTTTAGTGCAAACAATTCTGTGTTTGATGTCACTGCAAGTGGTTTCAAGCTTGTTTCAAAATTCAATGTGTCAGAGGAGATTGTTTGGAGGTCCTCTGCGAGCAATTCGGTCATCAGTGCAGTTGTAAAGGAGTACTTTCTTGTCATTGGTGTTCGTGGCCTGCAGATTGAGTTTGATCCAAGCCCTGGATCATTTGCCTTTGTGACTGCAATTGAGGTCATGCTCACCCCAGATAATTTGTTCAATGATACAGTGAACAAAGTTGGCGGTGCAGGTGAGCAGCTTCCTCTTGGCTTAAGCAACAGAGGTGTCGAGACAATGTACCGGCTGAATATTGGAGGACCTGCACTTAAATCTTCCAGTGATCAGTATCTCCATAGGCCATGGTACACTGATGAAGCATTCATGTTTTCTACAAATGCTGCACAGATTGTGTCCAATGCCTCAAGCATAATGTATGTCTCAAGCAATGACTCCTTACTTGTGCCCATTGATGTCTACGAGACTGCAAGAATCATGGGCAACAACATGGTTGTGGACAAGAGGTTCAACGTGTCATGGCGATTCTATGTCCACCCAAACTTTGATTACTTGGTCCGCCTTCATTTCTGTGAGCTTGTCTATGACAAGCCCAACCAGAGGATCTTCAAGATCTACATCAACAACAAGACAGCTGCTGAGAACTATGATGTGTATGTCAGGGCTGGGGGCATTAACAAAGCATATCATGAGGACTACTTTGACGACTTGCCGCTGCAGGCAGACTCACTTTGGCTTCAGCTAGGCCCTGACTCCATGACCAGTGCTTCAGGCACTGATGCACTTCTGAATGGTTTGGAGATATTTAAGCTAAGCAAGAATGGCAACCTCGCCTATGTGCTTGGTCATATTGACATGGCCAACCAAAGGGATTCTTCCaaggggaaaaagaaaatagatttGTGGGAAGAAGTTGGTATTGGCTCAGCTTCTTTTGTGGTGCTTACAGGTGTTTTTCTGTTCTCATGGTGTTATATAAGAAAGAAACGGAAAGCTGTTGACAAGGAGGCCCCTCCCGGTTGGCATCCGCTGGTCCTTCATGAGGCTATGAAAAGCACTACAGATGCCCGTGCAGCCAGTAAATCATCCTTGGCACGAAATGCCTCTTCCATTGGTCATAGGATGGGAAGAAGATTCAGCATTGCGGAGATTAGGGCTGCCACAAAGAACTTCGACGAGTCCTTAGTCATTGGTACTGGAGGTTTTGGCAAGGTCTACAAAGGTGAGCTCGGTGAGGGCACTACAGTGGCGATCAAACGTGCTAATCCATTATGTGGCCAGGGTCTGAAAGAATTCGAAACGGAGATTGAGATGCTTTCCAAGCTTAGGCACCGGCACCTTGTCGCAATGATTGGCTATTGCGAAGAGCAGAAGGAGATGATTCTTGTCTACGAATACATGGCTAAGGGGACACTGCGAAGCCATCTCTACGGGAATGGCCTATCTCCTCTGACATGGAAGCAACGGATTGATGCGTGCATTGGTGCGGCCCGTGGGCTTCACTACCTCCACACAGGAGCAGATCGAGGTATAATCCACCGGGATGTAAAGACTACTAACATCCTGTTGGATGACAACTTTGTTGCTAAAATAGCAGACTTTGGGTTGTCAAAAACCGGACCAACACTTGACCAGACCCATGTTAGTACAGCAGTCAAGGGAAGCTTTGGATACCTAGACCCTGAGTACTTCCGGAGGCAGCAACTCACACAAAAATCCGATGTGTATTCTTTTGGGGTGGTGCTCTTTGAAGTTGCTTGCGCAAGGCCAGTGATAGACCCCACATTGCCGAAGGATCAAATCAACTTGGCAGAATGGGCGATGAGATGGCAGCGCCAGCGTTCACTGGAAGCAATTATGGATCCACGGTTGGATGGTGATTTTTCATCAGAATCCTTGAAGAAGTTTGGTGAGATTGTGGAGAAATGTCTCGCAGATGATGGGAGAAGCAGGCCATCAATGGGTGAGGTTCTGTGGCATCTTGAGTATGTGCTGCAGCTCCATGAAACTTACAAGCGCAATGTGGATTCTGAATCATTTGGAAGCGGTGAATTGAGATTTGCTGATATATCGTTTAGCCTTCCTCACATCGGAGAGGGTGAAGAGGAACTTCACTCGAAGCCATCAAGTATCAGAGAGGAACTGGATACTTGA